The following proteins are co-located in the Legionella busanensis genome:
- a CDS encoding tRNA-dihydrouridine synthase family protein: MNDFLNTPLTIGSFTLNNRLIQGPLAGYSCAPFRKLFSLFFVPAYCVSEMLSAQDVLHKHTIQDRYLLRAKEEKALCYQIAGNEPNIMAAAAQKLELLGANLIDINCGCPKTKIRKKGAGSALLERPDQLIKIVTAVRRAIGIPLTIKIRLQENSKQDIELVKRLTNVGADAIIIHGRRWYDTYDTPCDLNRIGLIKKATDIPLIVNGDLKDKHTILKALKNTGCDAFMIARAGSGKPWLFQEIINDTSIKLDKNQLNNLFMIHLTGLAELENEHKAVLQSRSLIRYYFRNQISSEQLSLFYQLNTLKEVEFFLIKNSYEHEVAVSPQF, from the coding sequence ATGAATGACTTTCTAAATACACCGCTTACTATTGGGTCTTTTACTTTAAATAATCGTCTAATTCAGGGCCCTTTAGCCGGCTATAGTTGTGCCCCTTTTAGAAAATTATTTTCTCTTTTTTTTGTCCCCGCTTACTGTGTTTCAGAAATGCTCTCCGCTCAGGATGTTCTTCATAAACATACAATCCAAGATCGCTATCTTTTGCGGGCAAAAGAGGAAAAAGCACTTTGCTATCAAATTGCTGGCAATGAGCCTAATATAATGGCTGCAGCAGCCCAAAAACTTGAATTATTAGGCGCTAATCTTATCGACATTAATTGTGGCTGTCCTAAAACTAAAATTCGTAAAAAAGGCGCAGGTAGTGCTTTACTGGAGCGACCTGATCAATTAATTAAAATTGTAACTGCTGTACGCAGAGCAATAGGCATACCCTTAACGATTAAAATTCGCTTACAGGAAAACTCTAAACAAGATATTGAATTAGTAAAACGACTTACCAACGTAGGTGCAGATGCAATCATTATTCATGGCCGTAGATGGTACGATACCTATGACACCCCATGTGATTTAAACCGAATTGGCTTAATTAAAAAAGCAACTGACATACCGCTCATTGTTAATGGCGATTTAAAAGATAAACACACCATTTTAAAGGCACTCAAAAATACAGGGTGCGATGCTTTTATGATTGCACGAGCAGGCTCTGGAAAACCCTGGCTATTTCAGGAAATTATCAACGATACTTCTATCAAATTAGATAAAAATCAGTTAAATAATTTATTTATGATTCATTTAACTGGTTTAGCTGAACTTGAAAATGAACATAAAGCTGTTTTACAAAGCCGCTCGCTTATCCGTTATTATTTTAGAAATCAAATATCGTCAGAACAACTATCGCTCTTTTATCAATTAAATACTTTAAAAGAAGTTGAGTTTTTTTTAATTAAAAATAGTTATGAACATGAGGTAGCCGTATCCCCTCAGTTTTAA
- a CDS encoding glycosyltransferase: MFKIVQFRLSIKRLEKRCTNSSRVWPKVSIIVPFHNEQQHLESAMRSLCSLDYANYEVIAVDDRSTDFSYKIASQIANKNPCLKLIKVETLPFNWLGKPHALHQGLKHATGDYIVFTDADVNFKPSTLTKAIDYMLAENLGHLTLSPKIEVTHFSMKLFMPFLLCIMFLSMMPWRIKSINPKDAIGIGAFNCISRETLNLIGGVKSVALNPIDDVGLACRIKQYSVKQGIADAGFLLTLSWYETIKACKIGFEKNIFAFFNFSLIKSVMALLSLATFIFLPLFGLTIFNSLTYLLSSISIISMVLAIMLSCHQLNLPKIYALSYPLAALITLYIVIRSVSLCILRQGIYWGGKFFSLKKLITFYKLNN, translated from the coding sequence TTGTTCAAAATTGTTCAATTTCGCCTATCAATAAAGCGCCTAGAAAAGCGATGTACTAATTCTTCTCGTGTATGGCCTAAGGTATCTATTATTGTCCCTTTTCATAATGAACAACAACATTTAGAGAGTGCTATGAGGTCTTTGTGCTCTTTAGATTATGCTAACTATGAGGTTATTGCCGTTGATGACCGTTCTACCGATTTTAGTTATAAAATAGCAAGTCAAATAGCTAACAAAAATCCATGTCTAAAATTGATAAAGGTAGAAACCTTACCCTTTAATTGGCTAGGTAAGCCTCATGCCTTACATCAAGGTTTGAAACATGCAACAGGCGATTATATTGTGTTTACTGATGCCGATGTAAATTTCAAACCGTCTACCCTTACCAAAGCAATAGATTACATGCTGGCTGAAAATTTAGGGCACTTAACGTTATCACCAAAAATTGAAGTAACCCATTTCAGCATGAAATTATTTATGCCTTTTTTACTTTGTATCATGTTTCTTTCTATGATGCCTTGGCGAATTAAAAGTATTAACCCTAAAGATGCGATAGGCATAGGAGCCTTTAATTGTATAAGTCGAGAGACACTTAACCTAATTGGCGGAGTAAAGTCCGTAGCCTTAAATCCGATTGATGATGTTGGCTTGGCATGTCGAATTAAGCAATACTCAGTCAAACAGGGCATCGCAGATGCAGGATTTTTATTAACCCTTTCTTGGTATGAAACAATTAAGGCGTGTAAAATTGGATTTGAAAAAAATATCTTTGCCTTCTTTAATTTTAGTCTTATTAAATCAGTGATGGCATTACTTAGCTTGGCAACGTTTATATTTTTGCCATTATTTGGCTTAACTATTTTTAATAGCTTAACTTATCTATTAAGTAGTATATCAATCATCAGTATGGTTCTTGCTATCATGCTAAGTTGTCATCAATTGAACCTACCAAAAATCTACGCTCTCAGTTACCCACTAGCTGCTCTGATAACTTTATATATAGTTATACGCTCTGTCAGTTTATGTATTTTAAGGCAAGGTATATATTGGGGCGGAAAGTTTTTTTCATTAAAAAAACTTATTACTTTTTATAAGTTAAATAACTAG
- a CDS encoding 2'-5' RNA ligase family protein — translation MSFILTLEFNSTLQNFFEQQRRQHYPFHLNKVPAHVSVFHQLPEKYFVKINTKLNEITSDNVCVPVTISGIKFLGRGNAYSLDFDQTLFLQLRKAWSTWLISQDKQTWQPHVTIQNKVSIEEAKLLNQALYTQSIPLYGNIIGLNLWRYLDGPWEFIKMYPFQC, via the coding sequence ATGTCATTTATTTTAACATTAGAATTCAATTCAACGCTACAAAATTTCTTTGAACAACAACGTCGGCAGCATTACCCTTTCCATTTAAATAAAGTTCCAGCTCATGTGAGTGTTTTTCATCAACTTCCGGAAAAATACTTCGTTAAAATTAATACTAAGCTCAATGAAATTACATCGGATAACGTTTGTGTACCGGTAACTATATCAGGGATAAAATTTTTAGGTAGGGGCAATGCTTATTCTTTAGACTTTGATCAAACGTTATTTTTACAGCTTCGTAAAGCGTGGAGTACTTGGTTAATTTCTCAAGATAAACAAACCTGGCAACCCCATGTTACTATACAAAATAAAGTTTCTATAGAAGAGGCTAAGTTATTAAATCAGGCACTTTATACGCAGAGTATCCCTTTATATGGAAATATTATTGGCTTAAATTTATGGCGGTACTTAGATGGACCATGGGAATTTATTAAAATGTATCCATTTCAATGCTAA
- the gntC gene encoding guanitoxin biosynthesis PLP-dependent (S)-gamma-hydroxy-L-arginine cyclodehydratase GntC: MELSLLYKWLDTYLKAPYNLGESDVASLRVEDVLDSTKKIQDFLNIDFEHNDTKGSFQLRNEISKLYQQISADNILVTTGMIEAILLYFSTQFSPGSNVIVTVPVFHSLYDVPQAVGFEVRKVALSPETEFRLPLSQIKKNIDKKTRTILINSPHNPTGITYSQQEFEELLNISEIYDCDVVVDEHYRLLPHNDNDTVPSFVNFSPRVIGLGSIGKCYGCVGLRVGWMIARQEILDRCLAFKCLTTHSLFKGADYLAYEIIKNHTVLTQKVKQWIVINKTLFKQYQKNYSQYIDWIEPNAGTIAFPKLNFTNDSYSFAEKLVNKTGVSILPGECFDLPGYFRMRLGVDPTHFKIAMEKLFSFLDKSI; encoded by the coding sequence ATGGAATTGAGTTTATTGTACAAATGGTTAGATACTTATCTTAAGGCACCTTATAATCTTGGTGAGAGTGATGTTGCTAGTCTAAGGGTAGAAGATGTTTTAGACTCCACTAAAAAAATTCAAGATTTTTTAAATATTGATTTCGAACATAATGATACCAAGGGCTCTTTCCAGCTTCGAAATGAAATTAGTAAATTATATCAGCAGATTTCAGCTGACAATATTCTTGTAACTACAGGAATGATTGAAGCGATACTACTTTATTTTAGTACCCAGTTTTCTCCGGGCTCAAATGTTATTGTAACGGTGCCAGTCTTCCATTCTTTATATGATGTTCCTCAAGCTGTAGGATTTGAAGTACGCAAAGTTGCACTTTCTCCTGAGACAGAGTTTAGATTGCCTCTTTCGCAAATCAAAAAAAATATAGATAAAAAAACACGAACGATTCTAATCAATTCTCCACACAATCCAACAGGTATAACTTATTCGCAGCAAGAGTTTGAAGAATTACTAAATATCTCAGAAATTTATGATTGTGATGTTGTAGTTGATGAGCATTATAGGTTACTGCCGCATAATGACAATGATACTGTTCCTTCATTTGTTAATTTTTCTCCTCGAGTGATTGGATTAGGCTCTATTGGTAAATGTTATGGTTGTGTCGGTTTAAGAGTGGGGTGGATGATAGCGCGGCAAGAAATCTTAGATCGTTGTTTAGCTTTTAAGTGTTTAACAACACACTCACTATTTAAGGGAGCCGATTATCTTGCTTATGAAATTATAAAAAATCATACGGTTTTGACTCAAAAAGTTAAACAGTGGATTGTAATAAATAAAACATTATTTAAACAATATCAAAAAAATTATTCCCAATATATAGATTGGATTGAACCAAACGCAGGAACAATTGCTTTTCCGAAACTAAATTTTACCAATGATTCTTATAGTTTTGCGGAAAAATTAGTTAATAAAACAGGTGTTTCTATACTACCAGGCGAGTGTTTTGATTTACCCGGTTATTTCAGAATGCGGCTTGGCGTGGATCCTACACACTTTAAAATAGCAATGGAAAAACTTTTTAGTTTTTTAGATAAATCCATATAA
- a CDS encoding fatty acid desaturase family protein has protein sequence MRSFCKRYIFSPEVRADINKLYQFDNYHGLIAVSYDYTVIAITIILTLYSNYLLYPLAILIIGSRQRALATILHEASHNSIAQNKLLNLFLGTFLSGHLILHTYSAYKDTHLRLHHGNFGDPESDDDYRYMLQKGVYNSKLSSNQYLRQLFLIPCLKFTVPSHLYFSIKSRLYTGKVASEKLELLILGVYWSIIFVVCYKSGYLTILFLFWFIPLFTAFQLINWFIELAEHAPLMGNGTDLYMTRNRNSHWLEYFFTGIHGETLHLAHHLFPKVPFWKLKKLHAILLKDERYAKLNADMGGIFISSNNKPTVFNLLKEYSSGEKVNVNRNLRENN, from the coding sequence ATGAGAAGTTTTTGCAAGCGCTATATTTTTTCACCTGAGGTTCGTGCTGATATTAATAAATTATACCAATTTGATAATTATCATGGTCTAATCGCAGTCTCATATGATTATACAGTAATTGCTATTACAATTATCTTAACGCTTTACTCCAATTATCTTTTATATCCTTTAGCTATTCTTATCATTGGTTCACGGCAACGTGCTCTGGCCACCATTCTACATGAGGCCTCACATAATTCTATTGCCCAAAACAAATTACTTAACCTGTTTTTAGGCACCTTCTTAAGCGGACATCTTATTCTACATACTTACTCAGCTTATAAAGATACTCATTTGCGGTTGCACCATGGTAATTTTGGCGATCCTGAGAGCGATGATGATTACCGCTATATGTTGCAAAAAGGCGTTTATAATTCCAAGCTGTCTTCGAATCAATATTTACGGCAGCTTTTTCTTATACCCTGTTTGAAATTTACAGTCCCCAGCCATCTTTATTTTTCGATAAAATCAAGATTGTACACGGGTAAAGTAGCATCAGAAAAATTAGAGTTGTTAATATTGGGAGTTTATTGGTCTATTATTTTTGTAGTGTGTTATAAGAGTGGCTACTTAACCATTTTATTTTTATTTTGGTTTATTCCTTTATTTACTGCCTTTCAATTAATTAATTGGTTTATTGAGTTAGCAGAGCATGCACCTTTAATGGGAAACGGCACTGATTTATATATGACTCGTAATCGAAATAGTCATTGGTTGGAGTACTTTTTTACTGGTATTCATGGAGAAACTTTACATCTAGCACATCATCTTTTTCCAAAGGTACCTTTTTGGAAACTTAAAAAATTACATGCGATTTTGCTAAAAGATGAGAGGTATGCCAAGTTAAACGCTGATATGGGAGGAATTTTCATTTCGTCAAATAATAAGCCTACTGTGTTTAATTTGTTAAAAGAGTATTCTAGTGGTGAAAAAGTTAATGTTAATAGGAATTTAAGAGAAAACAATTAA
- a CDS encoding carboxynorspermidine decarboxylase, protein MKPPFYLIDVSKLLANLKIIEQIREKSGAKFLFALKTFSVWALFDIISKHMDGFTSSSPYEVRLGYEKFGGEGISYSVAYSEDDFQQVINYADKIVFNSASQVKYFRNQSPKQITGLRINPGYSFSPHDLSNTCRPNCRLGESDINHIESVIDDVSGLMFHIHCENNSFDKFAESLLLIEKKYSHLLHSIEWIDLGGGISFTNQGYPIQKFSDRLKEFSDKYQVQIYLEPGQAVLNNVVSLETTVVDIIENGKQIAILDCSADAHMPEVISFPIPVHIEPNEGPYTYILAGNSCLAGDIFGEFSFKEKLKPGSRISFKDTGSYTIVKQNWFNGLRMPAIAIKQLNGQIDLIKTFSYRDFLNSQS, encoded by the coding sequence GTGAAGCCCCCTTTTTATTTGATTGATGTATCAAAGCTTTTAGCTAACCTTAAAATTATCGAACAAATAAGAGAAAAGTCAGGTGCTAAGTTCTTATTTGCCTTAAAAACTTTTTCTGTATGGGCTTTATTTGACATAATTAGTAAACATATGGATGGTTTCACATCGTCTTCTCCTTATGAGGTAAGGCTTGGTTATGAAAAGTTTGGCGGTGAGGGTATTTCCTATAGTGTTGCTTATAGTGAAGACGATTTTCAGCAAGTTATTAATTATGCAGATAAAATTGTCTTTAATAGTGCCAGCCAAGTCAAGTATTTTAGAAACCAGTCTCCTAAGCAAATAACAGGATTAAGAATAAATCCTGGTTATAGTTTTTCCCCTCATGATTTAAGTAATACGTGCAGACCCAATTGTAGACTTGGAGAAAGTGATATCAATCATATTGAATCGGTCATAGATGATGTTTCTGGGCTGATGTTCCATATTCATTGTGAAAATAACAGCTTTGATAAATTTGCTGAATCTTTGCTTCTAATTGAAAAAAAATATAGTCATTTATTGCATAGTATTGAATGGATAGATTTAGGTGGCGGTATAAGCTTTACTAATCAAGGATATCCAATTCAGAAATTTTCTGATCGTTTAAAAGAATTTAGTGATAAATATCAGGTTCAGATTTATCTAGAGCCAGGGCAGGCTGTTCTTAATAACGTCGTAAGCCTTGAGACTACGGTTGTGGATATTATTGAAAATGGGAAACAAATTGCTATTTTAGATTGCTCTGCAGACGCGCATATGCCTGAAGTTATTTCTTTCCCTATACCTGTTCACATTGAGCCTAATGAAGGCCCTTATACTTATATTCTTGCTGGAAATTCCTGTTTAGCCGGAGATATTTTTGGTGAGTTTAGTTTTAAAGAAAAATTAAAGCCAGGAAGCCGCATCTCCTTTAAAGATACTGGAAGTTATACCATTGTTAAACAAAACTGGTTTAATGGTTTAAGAATGCCTGCCATAGCTATAAAACAATTAAATGGTCAGATAGACCTTATCAAAACCTTCAGTTATAGGGATTTTTTAAACAGCCAATCTTAA
- a CDS encoding type II toxin-antitoxin system VapC family toxin, which yields MKVLLDTHLILWAAGFPEELPAEARRIIEEESNELFFSAASIWEIAIKSSLQKINFQIDVRVLRRNLLDNEYIELAIESAHAVFIQNLPAIHKDPFDRILVAQATHEGITLLTSDSIVAQYPGPILHV from the coding sequence ATGAAAGTATTACTCGATACCCATTTAATTTTGTGGGCAGCTGGTTTTCCTGAGGAATTACCAGCTGAAGCACGGCGTATTATTGAGGAAGAATCAAATGAGCTCTTTTTTAGCGCTGCTAGTATCTGGGAAATTGCTATCAAAAGTAGCTTACAAAAGATTAATTTTCAAATTGATGTGCGAGTGCTGCGGCGCAATTTATTAGATAATGAGTATATTGAATTAGCAATTGAAAGTGCGCATGCTGTATTTATTCAGAATCTGCCTGCTATCCATAAAGATCCCTTTGATAGAATACTTGTAGCTCAAGCTACGCATGAAGGAATTACTTTACTTACTTCAGATAGTATTGTAGCCCAATATCCAGGGCCAATTTTGCATGTATAA
- a CDS encoding type II toxin-antitoxin system Phd/YefM family antitoxin, with protein MHQVNIHEAKTHLSKLIEEAVQGEPFIIAKAGKPLVKVTALTTTAPKKKRRLGFMIGQLTIPKDFDRIGSSEIENLFDGNL; from the coding sequence ATGCACCAAGTAAATATTCATGAAGCTAAAACTCACTTATCTAAGCTAATAGAGGAAGCAGTTCAAGGTGAACCTTTTATTATTGCAAAAGCAGGTAAACCTCTTGTAAAAGTCACAGCTCTTACAACAACCGCTCCTAAAAAAAAGCGTCGTTTGGGGTTTATGATAGGTCAGCTAACTATACCGAAAGATTTTGATAGGATAGGAAGTTCAGAAATAGAAAATCTCTTTGATGGAAATTTATGA
- a CDS encoding recombinase family protein yields the protein MFKDKVSSSKTERPGLNECLEKLSAGDVLVVWRLDRLDRSMVHLVTLIETLREKGVGFKSLCDGAIDTTTASGELVFNIFSSMAQFERTLIQE from the coding sequence ATTTTTAAAGATAAAGTTTCCAGTTCTAAAACAGAGCGACCTGGATTAAATGAATGTTTAGAAAAATTATCAGCAGGCGATGTCTTAGTCGTTTGGCGGCTCGACCGTTTAGATCGCTCGATGGTGCATTTAGTAACGCTCATTGAAACCTTACGTGAAAAAGGAGTGGGATTTAAATCGTTATGTGATGGCGCGATTGACACCACCACTGCTTCTGGTGAATTAGTTTTTAATATTTTTTCGTCCATGGCTCAATTTGAACGCACGCTTATTCAAGAGTGA
- a CDS encoding helix-turn-helix domain-containing protein encodes MDASKIQAAKRMHQDKTLAIADICKVLNISKPTLYRYLAS; translated from the coding sequence GTGGACGCTTCTAAAATTCAAGCAGCGAAACGTATGCATCAAGATAAAACTTTAGCCATTGCCGATATTTGCAAAGTGCTTAATATTTCTAAGCCAACCTTGTATCGTTATTTGGCTTCTTAA
- a CDS encoding helix-turn-helix domain-containing protein has protein sequence MQAAKRMHQDKAIAIADICKVLNISKSILYRCLAS, from the coding sequence ATTCAAGCTGCTAAGCGTATGCATCAGGATAAAGCCATAGCAATTGCTGATATTTGTAAAGTTCTTAATATTTCTAAATCTATCCTCTATCGCTGCTTAGCTTCTTAA
- a CDS encoding tyrosine-type recombinase/integrase: MVKEGKAKVLTDAEFRRLLAVAKDSTFAICNVAMIYCSFGLGLRAKEIASLTIADVADSHYRLLDEICLKRSMTKGEKQRYAYLTNKKLRETLQTYLNHLKDNNVARHKPFFQTQRRSRFTPNTLQKWFRKLYDKAGILGASSHSGRRTFITKLIEQGVDIKAVSRLAGHASIVTTSIYVDDNPDRLKRIVANLALV, from the coding sequence GTGGTTAAAGAAGGTAAAGCGAAAGTTTTAACAGATGCTGAGTTTAGACGACTCTTAGCTGTGGCTAAAGATAGTACATTTGCTATTTGCAATGTAGCAATGATTTATTGTTCGTTTGGCTTAGGTCTGCGAGCAAAAGAAATTGCTTCTTTAACGATTGCTGATGTTGCCGATAGCCATTACCGACTACTCGATGAAATTTGTCTTAAACGTTCGATGACTAAAGGTGAAAAACAACGGTATGCTTATTTAACTAATAAAAAATTAAGAGAAACGCTACAAACTTATCTTAATCATTTAAAAGATAATAACGTAGCTCGTCACAAACCTTTCTTTCAAACGCAACGCCGAAGCCGTTTTACGCCGAATACCTTACAAAAATGGTTTCGCAAACTATATGACAAAGCAGGTATTCTAGGAGCAAGTTCACATTCGGGACGGCGAACCTTTATTACTAAATTGATAGAACAAGGCGTCGATATTAAAGCCGTATCAAGATTAGCAGGTCACGCTTCGATTGTGACAACGTCTATCTATGTCGATGATAATCCAGATAGACTTAAACGGATTGTGGCGAACTTGGCATTGGTTTGA
- a CDS encoding ankyrin repeat domain-containing protein, with the protein MILKTPGININEVLATSEPILFMTTSIEDLAVLELFLAAPKLNPAILNNLGYTALYDAVEQGHLGCVKLRVDSTIVNKNNETALDLQVSKYQIHTCQKEVAKHQQQMQSYSAKITM; encoded by the coding sequence ATGATTCTAAAAACTCCAGGTATTAACATTAATGAAGTCCTCGCAACGTCAGAGCCTATATTATTTATGACAACTTCAATTGAAGATTTAGCAGTACTCGAATTGTTTCTTGCAGCTCCTAAACTAAATCCAGCTATACTAAATAATTTGGGTTATACAGCGCTCTATGATGCTGTAGAACAAGGTCACTTAGGCTGTGTTAAACTTCGCGTTGATAGCACCATTGTCAATAAGAATAATGAAACAGCACTAGATTTGCAGGTTTCTAAATACCAAATACACACATGCCAGAAGGAAGTAGCTAAGCATCAGCAACAAATGCAAAGCTATAGCGCAAAAATAACAATGTAA
- a CDS encoding pteridine reductase, whose protein sequence is MNSLLICLVKTRKHTLIYDNKQVNEVALVTGAARRIGAAIAQQLHQVGFNVAIHCQHSLHEAQLLANFLNKIRPESAYVFQADLNQPNECNDLIKQVLQWGNKLNVLINNASTFRKTNINEINLDDWQTLFTVNVQAPFLLSLAAFPHLSLQQGTIINITDIHADKPLRDYAVYCQTKAALVMQTKALAKEFAPHVRVNAVAPGAIVWPEKENALNLKVQEHIISNTLLKRHGDPRFIAQAVVSLINNPFITGQTLNVDGGRSIS, encoded by the coding sequence ATGAATTCATTGTTAATCTGCTTAGTTAAAACGAGGAAACATACCTTGATTTATGATAACAAACAAGTCAATGAGGTTGCATTAGTAACAGGCGCTGCTCGACGTATAGGCGCGGCTATCGCGCAGCAATTACATCAAGTGGGCTTTAACGTTGCTATTCATTGCCAACATTCATTGCATGAGGCGCAACTGTTAGCCAATTTTTTAAATAAAATAAGGCCAGAAAGTGCTTATGTTTTTCAAGCTGATTTAAATCAGCCTAATGAATGTAATGATTTAATTAAACAAGTATTACAATGGGGTAATAAATTAAATGTCCTCATTAATAATGCCTCTACCTTTAGAAAAACGAATATTAATGAAATTAATTTAGATGATTGGCAAACTCTTTTTACCGTTAATGTACAAGCCCCATTCCTCTTAAGTCTTGCAGCATTTCCTCATCTGTCTTTACAGCAGGGTACTATTATTAATATTACTGATATTCATGCTGATAAACCCTTGCGTGATTATGCGGTTTATTGTCAAACTAAAGCTGCCCTTGTTATGCAAACTAAAGCGTTAGCAAAAGAATTTGCCCCTCATGTTCGCGTTAATGCTGTAGCACCCGGAGCAATCGTATGGCCTGAAAAGGAAAATGCTTTAAACCTTAAAGTACAAGAACATATTATTTCTAATACCTTATTAAAGCGACACGGTGATCCTCGCTTTATTGCCCAAGCTGTTGTCTCTTTAATTAATAATCCTTTTATTACCGGACAAACGTTAAATGTTGATGGTGGCAGAAGCATTAGCTAA
- a CDS encoding class I SAM-dependent methyltransferase codes for MNSLSLLYKYLQQHQEIPFVEFMQLALYHPETGYYSAGLPKFGIEGDFITAPELTPLFGQTLANQCKQLLPLLANPIIFEFGAGSGRLCVDILKRLEQLNCLPSAYYILEVSGFLQTEQSNLINQEISHLAHLVTWVTQWPTEPFNGIVIANEVLDAMPVHRFLQTEEKLLESFITLNKKNELIEVFKPTANLRLREYLKSILPNLPLPYQSEVNLFIEGWLKQLASLLNQGAIILIDYGYPRHEYYHPDRNQGTLMCHYKHQAHTNFLAHIGEQDITAHIDFTQVAEAACAAHLHVAGYTNQAAFLLANDLLGLLAEIEDNRARINANQAIKKLTLPSEMGELFKVMALTKNLDVFLTGFQLQDKRASL; via the coding sequence ATGAATTCATTAAGCTTATTGTATAAGTATTTACAACAGCACCAAGAAATTCCATTTGTTGAATTTATGCAACTTGCTTTATATCATCCTGAGACTGGATATTACAGCGCTGGTTTGCCTAAATTTGGTATTGAAGGTGATTTTATTACAGCACCTGAGTTAACGCCTTTATTTGGCCAAACACTTGCTAATCAATGCAAGCAACTTCTTCCGTTATTAGCTAATCCTATTATTTTTGAATTTGGGGCCGGTTCAGGTCGCTTATGTGTGGATATATTAAAACGCCTGGAACAATTAAATTGCCTACCTTCAGCCTATTATATTTTAGAAGTGAGTGGCTTTTTGCAAACCGAGCAAAGTAACTTAATTAACCAAGAGATTAGTCATTTGGCTCATTTAGTAACTTGGGTTACTCAATGGCCAACTGAGCCCTTTAACGGGATTGTTATAGCCAATGAAGTATTAGATGCTATGCCTGTACATCGTTTCTTACAAACTGAAGAGAAACTTTTGGAAAGTTTTATTACTCTAAATAAGAAAAATGAGCTCATTGAGGTTTTTAAACCAACTGCAAATTTACGTCTGCGTGAGTACTTAAAAAGCATTCTTCCAAACTTACCTTTACCTTACCAATCAGAAGTTAATTTATTTATCGAAGGCTGGTTAAAGCAACTAGCTAGTCTACTGAATCAAGGTGCAATTATTTTAATTGACTATGGTTACCCAAGGCATGAATATTATCATCCTGATCGGAACCAAGGAACATTGATGTGTCATTATAAACATCAAGCTCATACTAACTTTTTAGCACATATAGGTGAACAAGATATAACCGCTCATATTGACTTTACTCAAGTTGCAGAAGCAGCATGTGCTGCTCATCTACATGTCGCTGGTTATACAAATCAAGCTGCTTTTTTACTTGCTAATGATTTGTTAGGCTTATTAGCTGAAATAGAAGATAACCGGGCACGTATTAACGCGAACCAAGCTATAAAAAAATTGACATTACCTAGTGAAATGGGTGAGTTATTCAAGGTAATGGCATTGACTAAAAATTTGGATGTGTTTTTAACTGGGTTTCAATTACAAGATAAAAGAGCAAGTTTATAA